In Brachionichthys hirsutus isolate HB-005 unplaced genomic scaffold, CSIRO-AGI_Bhir_v1 contig_317, whole genome shotgun sequence, the genomic stretch GTTTGGAGACCAATACAGACGGTCCTAACCTGCAGTGATTTAAGACTTTTGCAGAAAGTCCacttaaaagaaataaaaacaacaatattgCTGCATCAAATCATGCATAAAGAGTGTATGCACGTTGAAATTAGAGTTCATTTATCTGGATCTAAGATTTAAGTAAACGTGTTGCACAATGTGCACCTGGAATAATAAATCTGTCGAGAACCGCATCTATGAGGTTTAACTGCTAAATGAACTCTCACCCGACCTCCACGAGGAAACAAGAGGGTCATGGCTGTTCTtaccagttaaaaaaaaaataataatttagcaATAAACATAAACCATTTactgaaaatgttttcattacatGTTTTGCAACAGTAAGAGTCCTGGATTGAATTCACGTCTTCAAGTTGTGATGAGTGGTTGTTCAgagtactgctactactactactacggtactttcggcttgtctcgtggggggtcgccacagcaaatcaacgttctccacttcgccctgtcctttgcatcgtcctccctcactacgtccatgtatcttctcctgggtcgacctctagtcctgttccctggcagttccatcttcagcatccttctacagatatagtccctgtctttcctctggacgtgtccaaaccatcaaagtctgtcctctctgtcctctctgtctaaccttcactgtccctcttgttgcctcatttctaatccttgCCCCGATATGAACCCATATTAGCAAGTAAAGTTAGCTAGTCTTGCAAAGTGACAGATCAAAAGCAGAACCTGGGAATCTCAGCGGTATCAGCTTACCAACCTcccactcatacacacacaggcCGATAAGATGATAAGAGCCACGGGGCATGTGGGTGTACCTGTCGGGCCCTGTGGCTCGTCTCAATCCCATGACTCCTAAGACACACCAGTCCACGGGCGTCTGGCAAGCTGCCTATATTCCAGTCAGATGTGGCACCACTGTCTATGAGCCactgtaaaacaaaagaaaaagggggcTAACTATTCTAAGTAGGTAAGGAGATGGGTTCGTACCTGCCTGGCCACGTGGCTCATTGGCACGTCATGCTTCTTCATGCAGGCTCGACCGCGATCGTCTGGAGAGTTTCCTATCTCGTAGGTGGAGGTGGCAGCGCTGTCTATCCCCCACTAAGCAGGGCAGAGCACCGGGAACAACAACACAGCACGGATGATTCAGACTCTACATTGCTACGGGGAATGGTGGTCTGTACAGGGCTGCAGACGAAACACATCACGACAACTTTTATCATCTACAGAAGCTCTTAAATCAGTGTTTCCTGGTCATCATTTCAGCCACAGTGAGTgcttaaatgtattaatattctCATACTGTGTATAAAAAATATCTTTACACTTATTTGATGATTAGAATCTTAAATATGGCACAAATAACTGATATCAGAAATAATAATTGATGGATAATTGCAACAAACAATCTATGCACGTTTCAGGACACCATTACAGGAGGTCAAATCACGAATTAAGAAATAAAactcatgaaaaagaaaagccatttaTTGGGCTCTCACCTTTGTTTAGATTCATCTCTAGGAGATTCAGTAAGAGTCAGCAGGCTCAAAGGAGCCGAGGTTGTCCCAGCGAATGGGAATGTGCTGGAATAGCAGGTCCAGgaatgttttggtttgtttctAGCAGGTTTGACGATTAGCTTTTTGATGCAAATTTGACAAATAACCTCCAACGCGTTAGCCTTTATCTAGCATAAAACCAGAACGTGTCCACTACCACACCAAGAGAAAACAGCAACGTCGGTGACGTGCTAGGCTTCTGTTATTCTTTACAGATAGCAGATAAGTCAAATGTGATTGATTTAAACTATGAACgataaaaacaatatatatttcTTTGAATATAAACAAAAAGTGATTGTTGTATCAATCAAAATGTTTGAATGGATGAAATATTGAGTCAATACTATTGTTGTCATGTATTATCAGTATAGTAATCGCatgtgccctgacgccactgttgcttttatacacccattttacattgattaatgtttgtttaatatgtattttttgtttatatgattcatgttgatttgttattatctgttaaagcactttgggaattttatttctaaaaaagtgctatataaataaagcttattattattattataattataatataactACCTTATCAACCATGCCAGCCCCTGTTGCCATCTTCCTGAAGATGGCTTCAGCAATGGGAGATCTGCAGATGTTTCCTGTTCAAAACAGGAAGGGAAACAGTTGTCACAAGACACAGAAAGTACCAGCGTGTAAACATGATGTTTATTACCACCGTCACGGTCCCGGGGGGCCTCGTCATTCTGGGACGTTTGTTCTGCCTTGCAGGTCCTCAGATTGGTGGAGCCGAGATGATATAAATTGGTAACATCTTTAAccgactatatcggtagaaggatgctgaggatggaactgccagggaacagggctagaggtcgacccaggagaagatacatggacgtagtgagggaggacatgagagtggctggtgttggggtggacaatgcaaaggacagggtgaagtggagacacaTGCGTCCATGAATCGTCTCCTGgatcgacctctagccctgttcactggtagttccatcctcagcaccCTTCTACCGAtgtctctctcctctggactGGAGCTGGGCGATATATCGAATATACTCGATGTATCGCAGGTTGTTCCACGTGCGATGTATGAAGTGATGTCGCGAGTATCGAGTACAATCTTTTTTTGCCCCACACTGTCTATATTTGACTTTCACGTTAAAGAAAATCCTTGAAAACAAGAACTTCAAAATCCGCAACAGTCCAAATTgttaaagtaaatgttttaacgcATCGGTACGTCATTCTGTTTGGAGTGTCGCCCCCTCGCCCTCTCCTGCTGCACCGCTCATGGGAACCAACCAGCACACTCCCCCGCCGCCCATCCGGAAAGCTTTCCTGCCCACATGGGTGTTTTTGCGTTAAGAgcgtttacagttttaacttgtttattcATAATTTTACGAAGATGTTTTAATTGTTACAGTACAATAGTTTAAAAACATCAGcccaatttattttaaatatcaccCACATgggtcacttttatttatttacacaagtTCTATTGTTTGAGAGTTGACAACGTCATAAATGCCCGATTTAGCTAAAGTTAGCTGTGACGCTTCAGACAGTGCTATTGGATCAATCTCACATCACCTGAATTAATTACTTATATGTCGTGAATGTTTACACTTTTTGTAAGTGATATTCGACTTTAAAAAACCGCACCTTCATCAATAAGACTCTATCTCTTACCCAAGCAAACGAACAAGACGGACTTCGTATTAGTGGACGCCATGATGCTCTCAAGTCTCCCGGAAGTCTTACCACATATCGCGAGAACAAGCAATCCGGTTAACGGAAACAACTCTCCTAgccaatttcaaaataaaagcgagtGTCAGCTGCAAGTGATTTCACATTCATTCTTTCAATCATTCTTTCAATAACAAATTActgaatatttaaacaaatttgGAATGACCTTACCAGtggtaaaataacaataataaaccTATTCAAACTGTTTTTTGAATAAAGTTGTTTTAGAAATTCGATTTTATCATGTTTCCATTGtgtgaataataatttaaacttAAAAACATATTGTCATAGATGCATTTGACtcaagaaacaaaatgtcatagaaatgtctttgtattttgatttaGAAGTATGCCTATATTATCTCCACATTCAGATTaatactgacacacacacatacacactcatgcAATTAAATAACTTTTACACCCTAAACAATCTAGACACATGCCGGCATATACAGTCTGTAAGGGCCCTGTGATATGCGTGGAGAAGGCATACTGTAATCACATTGGCATATTCCTATCTTAATTTAATTAAGACTTAATTTCCAGACAGAAAGATagcaatataaaaataatcacTTCTTATGGTGATTTGATGTTTAAGGTTTCTATTTGATTTCTTTTACACAAACAACTTTATTCTTTAGTGATTCTCTAGTCACTGATTTGCTATATCATGAAGTGGAAATTAATTTTTGGAAACTGGAACTAAGCTGTTATCATAATTTAGAGGAAACGCTATGGAAGTCTCTCTGAGTGACCCAGGTGGAGGTATCTAATTTGGAAATTAAATTGGGATTGCATAAACAAGACTTTATCAGTCTATCAATTTTTTGTCCCCTGATCTGAGGGCAGTCACACTTTCACTGTATACGCCCTGATCTTCTCTGCTCCTAGAGGCTTCTGCATAGCTATTTAAAAGAAAACCTCCCCATCTCATGTGCATACAGATGAAATTGAAATTGTCTCAATACTGCTTGACTCTGTTGCACAACTAAATAAACAGGAGAAATTGCATGTATCAAATTCTGAAGGATCTCTTGGGCAAACACCAACCTGTTAAAGCTTCCAGTGCCATATTTATCCAAtattattgataaaaaaaagagcctttAGTGCTCTCTCGTCTGCTCCCCCCTAACTTTCAAGCAGCTGCCTCTAAatatgaatttagttttggaCTTCTTTTAGAAACACTGCACTTGATATCAGAATGGGTATCAATCCACCCGTATaaatttttcattttcatctcctCTGAAATTTGCAGATTCAAATTCCCTGATCGCCATCACGCTAAAATAAAGGTAGAATATCATCTCTTACATGAAGACCTCCACCAGCTCTCTCGAGGTCATTCTCACCAAATTCACCAGACATCATCACCTCTAACATCCTCCTCCATTTTCACTATATCATGGAGACGGCCATGTGTCCCCATCTTTCAGATTTAGAAACCTATGAACCAAACAGAGTATCTTATTCACCATTTTATTGGCAGCAGTTAACGAGTTATGTTAAAAATCACATCAGCATTCTTTACTCATAATGTACCATAAACTagtacatttaataaaaaaaacttaccTTTAATTATAAATGAAGTCCATGtgttaaattgaaaataacttttttgtacaaattactgaataaatgtaacaatttaatttatttttccttttttttttttttgcatgatagcAGGCGATACACAGCCTCCCCTGCCGGCACTCTCTCAGTGGTAGTTTTGTGCAGTCCTGGAACTTGCCTCACTGAAAATTCCTCCAGGCTGATAAGTCAAGTTACTGCTCTGTCCTCTTGTAACTTGATCTTCCCGCAGCCTTTGTTATGGTTGATCATTTAATCCTCCTTCACAGATGAATTCAGCATGCGGTGGTCGcttaatttgttttttccacAGATCCTGCATTATTTCTAACTTCCTCAGGCCTCATGTCCTGTGCATGAATtagtgacactaaattgcccgtaggtgtgagtgtgtgtgtggctggttgtctgtctttgtgttgtcCTGCAATGaattggcggcttgtccagggtgtaccccgcctgtcgcccattgactgctgagataggcttggcccgcgacccggtgagTTTCCCAGCATTAAAGTGTCGCCAAAGGGCCAACGTCTGTAGAAACGTGCCCAGAAGTTGGCGTGAGGCACCGCATATTTCCGCGGTCTGAACTTTGACGTGAGAATgtacgtacgccaggtttttgtgcgtacgcacGGTTGGTGCATGAGGCCCCAGGTGAAGCGAGGCATTGATCTAGGCCAAAGGAGCTGAGCTAAGATGCTGAAATTATTCTAAAATgatgtcccaaccgcttaatccttTATCGGATCCAAAAGAatctgccattactgaaagtgttcttttagtgaataacttcgaAACCAGTAATGGTATCAACATCAATGctattgctaaaggtttgttttcatggttaaggaatataaaaatgtagttaaaataaatgtagatcCATTActttttgtgtaaatcacaatataggggtaATGAGGTGCTTGACTGCTCTCCAGGTGTTTTTCCAGTTTCCAATAGGACAGGAGGAAATAATGACCTTCAGTTGTGTCAGCTTTCACATTTCTCACCTGCGATGGTATCAGGTGTACTTTGGACAAGCTTGTGTTTGGTTAAAACTAGGCCTGCGCAGAATGGGTGGGGTCATTTGTTTGAACAGACGAGGTGAAATCTCCTCTTGGGATACAAGCTCAGACATGGAGCAGGCGGGAAAGGAATCTTTTACCTCCGGTACTGAAGAGACTGCATGCAACTGGATTCCTCACTGTTTGGAACTAAATGACTTGAGTCTCTGCTGAAACTACAATGGAGGCGACCAGCGATGCCACAAAAATCCTGGAGAAGGGTCCCGAATACCTTCGAAAGCAAATGGAGCTCGACGGTGAGACGAAAGGACACATCAGTGCAGTGGAGAGGCTCGCTGCGAGCAAACCTAAATACGTCAGAAGCCAACAGGCGGTCAACTCGACTGAGGAGCCCGTGACCGCCCTCGGCTCTGCCTCTGTGAGTAGCGCTGAGTCTTCTAAGTGGAGTTTGACCTGTGCGGGGAAAATAGTCAAGGAGAGTTACTCATGTGGTGAACAAAGCTCACCAGGGCAAGTACGTCGGTACAGCTCCAAAAAAAGGCCAGACTCCCTCCTGCTTTACAGACAGAAAAGTGACCCGCTgagaaaatcaataaatgatcGGAAACAACATGCAAAACGAAAGTTGCTGCTCAGCTCTGCGACCAAAAGTGCTTCTTTACCTGAGGCAACAGAAAAAGACTGCAAAGCTGCTGAAAGCACAGGGAAAGCCGCCACGCCCGAAGGGAGAGCAAAGGAATGCAGCTCAAATGAAGGTGGCTCTCATCCACAGAGGAGGGCCAATGAGGGAGCGGAGCGCAGCACCTCTGCGGCAACGGGGGCAGCAAGCCGTGTAAATAAATCCGCCAATCTCCTGACAGTTCCCGAGTGTGAGGGGCGCTCGGCTAAAGGGGTTGGTCGTTCTCACTCTGACATTAGTTCCAGGTATTCCAAAAGTTTTGCAGACTTTGATGCTTTTTTCAAGTACTGTGGGCTGGGCGGCGAGGTTATCGAGTCTTTGGGGAAGGAGAACTTCTCCGCACGATCAGATGAAGTGACAATAAGCGTGCGGCGCGTAAGCATTGCTACGTCAGACGGCAGCTTCGCCAGGTGCAGCGGCAACGGCAACAGCAACAGCGAGTGCCTCCTGGAGGACGAGTTGCATGACAAGATGCGTCAAGGGACATCAGTTGTTGAGCGCAATGCGAGGATCATCAAATGGCTGTACAGCTGCAAGAATGCTACAGAGGCTGGGAAACGACTGAGGGACTTGGATTGAGATgattgtgtgtatgtggggggggagtgggggttCTCCAGGGACCACATCTACCAAAGGCTGTGGAAATGATGTCCATTTAACACGCTTGTTCACAGAAATTACTGGATgtttgtgtaaatcacaatttaGGGGAGGaatgaggtgcttggcggaggtctgcgctctccgggtgctCTTCCAGTGTCCATGAACGTGTGAGTGTTTACGCCTCTATGTGCAGTACACTATTTCTACACACTGCATGTGTGTGCCAATTTCAGctgtcaaaaacacatttgcactGGTTAAAACTTGTCAAGCATGAATTCATCTGTTGTCCATCACACAGGACCAGGGGTAGCATCGCGCCAAATACAGCGGAAGTcacacaaaagcaaaataaCCAAAATCCAAGACTGCGCGCAATGCATGCCACCGAAAGACACGTTATGGGCACACAAGTCATCCATTAGCCAAAAGAATTTCAATGACAACAGCCACCATTAAATCACCGCACATGTTcgctaaatgtttttttaattgaaagtgCGAACTAAGTAAAGGTCTAGCCTTCGTGTTATTGCGTCATCACAAGCATGAAAGCGCCATTGTTCAGACATGATTCTGAATGAGTAATGAATGCAGTtatctcatttacacacacacacacacacacacgcacacacacacacacacgcattaaaAAGGCATTCATTAGAGTCATCTGCTCTGAATGTTTCTCATGGCCAATATTAAATCTGGTAAAACAATTTAACTGCAGCCAGTTAAAAAGATCTTCCCCAGATCCTCTGTGACAGGAGTGCACCAAATGGCACACTTAATTCCAGCCAGCACTTGTGACTGCATCTCTCTTTCCTGCTCATATGTCCTCTGATGAAAGCCGAGAGGTTGTAGATGGGCAGGAAAAAAGGACCGGCTAATGTTGAGTCAGTATGTagaacaggggtccccaaaccttttcctgtgagggccacatcacgttttccttctctgatggagggccggggtcagtatgtgcaggaaaagtgtgacgatggcaggtgggcctaaacatttattgttttccagacagccaccaaataaccctttcttcacagaaaaaaaaagttcggaaataaataataacactattaataaaataaataataaccaaataaccttTTCCGagttcgtcacagaaaaaaagtccatggaacattaactttctggtcatatgtaatcatcattaaaattttcccaaacgaaaggaagaaagcttttattcataatattaatatattctccacaatcaatattatttttaggaaacaaaagattgaattaatgacccctcttaaatgcaccccataccattattgaccccccaGCCATgctgtatggaaaggaaaatagttTGGAaagggccgtagtttggggaccactgatgtAGAATGTCCTCCCTACCTGTTGTGctctcacacatgcacagaggCAAATGTTCTGTGCACGAGAGTAGACTTCAGTCAGATAGACAAACCCATCATTTCTTCGTGGGTCGTCTGCCAAACATGAAGGCAAGTCATGTCTTGTCCCAGAGCTGATCTCAACCTTCAGATGAAAATGCAAGTAGACCAAAGTACTGCTTATGTTTACTGGTGGACAATGTGGTTTTCTCGCTTTGCTGTGAGCATgtaagtgtatttttttttattgagactTTTATTATTCAAAGGTAAGATGCTGAGCATGGAACTGCCatggaacagggctagaggtcgacccaggaggagatacatggacgtagtgagggaggacatgagagtggctggtgttggggaggacgatgcaaaggacagggtgaagtggagaaagctgatttgctgtggcgacccctcacaggacaagccgaaagtacagtagtgcCGATAGTAGTATTAGTACTTCAATCCTGGTTTGCAGCTGCTTGTGTAACACTGTCTCATAACGAAGTATTGTATTGTttataaaaccaatattaagtTCATTTacgtttatttatgtatgttTTTCTTACATCACTAGTTGCTTGAATTTTATCAAAGTCATGTGTGTGTCCCATTCTGTAAAGATAATAAATCTATACCGATTATATTTTGACAAGGtcaaaaatgtgttcatttcTTCCAAACACTGTGGAACTGATTAGTTTTATAGCCAAATTCTTGGAAAGTGAATATGTGCAGTTATAGTGCTGTTATTACAATGAAGAACATTGATGCACTGTAGATCAGTAAGGTTTAAAGGACATAAAATTAATGTGAGAATAAAGCATTGTGACTGCTGGTAGTGAACTAGTGACCTGTCCAGGCTGCACTGGACGGGTTCCACCCCAATCCCATGAGCATTCAAAGGACGCTTGTAGTGATTGAGGCGCTATACATTTACAATCTGTTTTTAAGTGAACAAGGAAACAAAGCAAcagaattatatataaaaaaaatctgcataAAATACTTTCTATTGACAACAACTGATTATATTATGCCATAAAAGGTATAACTTtttagataataaaataaagagatgcATACCTTTAGGGCCCCTACAAAGCAAGCATAAAATGTTACGGCTGTATAATTATCGTAGATGTATACTGTATAATCCTACTGTACATTTCCCCTTTGGCAGGATCATAAACATTAAGAGTCCATACTTACTTTAAACTTTAATCTTCAAACAGGTTTACCTGTTAGACTACAGGAGGAATGgggcatttatatatatttaaaaaatatttttttaaatcgtcAGTTCACAAACTGTACAAAGATACTGTACATCAAATACCGAAGGGTGTTTACACAAGAACTTTAATAACTTGTAATTTTTCATACACACATATCTCGAATTTAAAGTCaaaaaatcaatgcaaagaACAGTCATGTAGTGTCAAATCCTGACTTTTATTATTTCGTCTATTCGATGACAGGATCGAATATGAAGGATTATTGATACACCTTATTGTGACGTGTAATGTGGCCGACTactgactttacttgtacttgTTTTGAATGGCTCGTCCTAATTCAGAAGATCACAGGAGATGAAACAATACAGACCGGTTaatatacacccccccccccccccaccccccccacaacacaaaatgaaaacacaagtaCATGTGCGCAGTCCTCGGTCACGTGCGGTAAAGAGCCCCAACAGCACGGCTGGGCTGAAATAGGTACATGAAGGATAGTCTTCGGCAGCCAATAAGAGATGTTTATTCGGCCAGCAACGAATTAAATGCTGAGAAAGTGTCCAATCAGAAAGGAGTAAGGGGCGTGTTCGTATTCTGATGTCCGCACTGTGTTTACTTCCGCCTGCCAGGGAGACGCGAAACAGAAGGAGACAGGTACACAAAAGGACCCACGCAAGGTCTGTATGagacatttaattttattttatttctagacaTCTCTATTTATAGTTGAGATTCTATATCGTGATTATGTGTGTTGAAGCAAATGGCAATTTGTCTTGCCTTCGTGTTTGACAGCTGTTTCATCAATGCTAAAGCGTGTACGTCATAGTTAttgtcatatttcttttttttaatattaatccTTTATTTAATCAGGAAGTCCCATTGAGATTATAAATCTCTTCTACAAGAGAGACCTGACGTGTTATTAAAGGTAATTGGCTAATATGTGCTTTCAGGTTACAAAAATAGATTCAACAGAGACATAAATCTATTTGTGTTCAcctttatttataataaaaatattaataatttgaCTACACGCTAAAAAGAGCATGCACGGTAGTTTTAGGCTAAATACTACGTGTCTATTATTACATAAAGGTTATTATAATCTATGTAAACTAAACTAGATTCTGAATCTCAGTATTTTGAATTCTTCGTTCGAAAGTCAAAAAGTAtcatttaaaattatttcaaaggttttgttatttgtttggCTTGAATtactataataatattaatattaactaATATTAactgaaaaaaaagtatttagcAATTTATCTTggctctttttgtttgtccctGAACACAAAGACAACTCCTTCCCTCCAGGTGTGGTGTGACAAAATTGCTCTTTCGTTACAGCCCCCTCCCGCTGAAATGCCTTTCTTGGGCAAGGACTGGAGGTCACCTGGTTGGAACTGGACCAAGACAGAGCATGGCTGGAAGAGGATTTTCTTGTACGGACATGAATTGGGAGAGAACAAAAGAGAAATACACTTAGAAGAGTAAGACACCTATTTATATCCGTTAACAGTATCTTCCTTAAATCTCATTTTCTTGCGAGATCTGTTTACGTCTTTACATAATCAGTCAAAATCACACTCTTCAATGACCAAATTCAACATTTTAAAGTGAGTTTGTcgaattattattgttattactcatgtgatgatgatgaatatattattgGACAGAATGttggagcagtacaagtacagtcaaacagtagcatctgttacagtacaagtacagtcaaacatcctgtctaagaggagcatttcaaaaagccctttgcggtcttgtttccgttgaaagtccttggtacataaatcatcgacatgtaacaatacaaataaaaataaattactccattgctAATGCCGAGCAGCAAACCATATTTTCTGCAGGATACTGACACAGTCAAACTTTAACTTGTTACTGTTTGTGGAAATGTGTTATAAATTGAGGAAAATGTGAGGACGCAGGGTACGCAGTGACGCCAGTGGCCCTCTCATGGGGGCCTCTTATGTAGTTGTACTGATAAGGTCAGATCATTTAATTGCAAAGGTAAAGTAAAGATTCAGTCACATGGTATCAGGGCCAGTCTTTGCTGAGGCGCTTCGCATCCCACCATCGCAGCCTGCAGACTAGAGAATGGGGTTGGGTTAAAAGGggagtcatttcacaaaatcaaCTTGTCAGTCGTTCCTGCTAACAAAAAAGATGAATATTTATAAGGATGTTTTATCTTTGATGTGAAAATATCTGAAGTATGGAGGTTGAATTTCTTCTGCAAAAATATAGCCTTAAAGCAATAACACATGCTCTTTGTTTTTTGAACACATGGCATGCAACCCGGTTGTAATATAACTCTTGTAACACTGAATGTTTTATGAAAACAATAGAACCAAAAAGCATGGTTGGGAGAGCTCACTTTCTCATTTGCAGGGAATTTGTTTAATTTTGGGGAACAGGCCAGCTGGCAATGAGTCGCCACATTCAGGCGACTCacattcacatttgtttttctttatgagTCACCTGAATTTGTATTTCTTCACTTCTTTGTTCTGATTGTTCTGGTAATCTTAATCTGATGACTTTAAGTCATCTGTTATGTAATGCATTTCATTAGAATTCTAAAGGCGTCCATCCTCATTACAACAAAGTAATAAAATTCAtttggatggacggatggatggaatcaGTTTTGGGTGTAACTAGCAACTACTGCTGGCTTCtagcagcatccatccagccatccatgcatccatcaatTTTCTGGTAGATGAGTCGATCATCTTCTCGTTGCGGCtcacgggtgttgctgcagcctggGCTAGCTGACAacgggcgggaggcggggcacaccccggctgagacgccagcgcattgcggctTCTAGCAGCGTCTTAATAATTCAATGCAGCTACATgtatttagcaaaaaaaaatacaataattgtATTAGGTTTTTCGGTACAACATCTGGGGAGAAGAAGATCC encodes the following:
- the LOC137915071 gene encoding protein FAM110C-like, with the translated sequence MEATSDATKILEKGPEYLRKQMELDGETKGHISAVERLAASKPKYVRSQQAVNSTEEPVTALGSASVSSAESSKWSLTCAGKIVKESYSCGEQSSPGQVRRYSSKKRPDSLLLYRQKSDPLRKSINDRKQHAKRKLLLSSATKSASLPEATEKDCKAAESTGKAATPEGRAKECSSNEGGSHPQRRANEGAERSTSAATGAASRVNKSANLLTVPECEGRSAKGVGRSHSDISSRYSKSFADFDAFFKYCGLGGEVIESLGKENFSARSDEVTISVRRVSIATSDGSFARCSGNGNSNSECLLEDELHDKMRQGTSVVERNARIIKWLYSCKNATEAGKRLRDLD